One stretch of Deltaproteobacteria bacterium DNA includes these proteins:
- a CDS encoding DUF2293 domain-containing protein yields the protein MKWSRARKRYERQGLLVEAQATEKAEQECLADIEVRERRREREAAKRFDEEAVRLAVVVHIRHTETEYDTLLASGYDRWDARAQVEERVNRVMSQWQGKK from the coding sequence TTGAAGTGGAGTCGGGCCCGGAAACGGTATGAACGCCAGGGACTCTTAGTCGAAGCTCAGGCGACTGAAAAAGCCGAACAGGAATGTTTGGCTGACATCGAAGTTAGGGAGCGACGAAGAGAAAGAGAAGCGGCGAAGAGGTTTGATGAAGAGGCGGTTCGCTTAGCGGTTGTCGTCCATATTCGCCACACCGAGACAGAATACGACACGCTACTGGCTAGCGGTTATGACCGATGGGACGCCCGGGCGCAAGTTGAAGAAAGAGTTAATCGGGTGATGAGTCAATGGCAAGGGAAAAAGTGA
- a CDS encoding 2-oxoacid:ferredoxin oxidoreductase subunit beta, whose product MVTLEAYGNYETAWCPGCGNFSIQKAVKKALVASQLPPQRVLFVSGIGQAAKAPHYLNVNLFDGLHGRSVPVATGAKLSNPGLTVIVESGDGCNYGEGGNHFLAAIRRNIDVTLLVHNNQVYGLTKGQASPTSEPGFITKAQPEGVASVPFNPVAVAVTMRAGFVARAFSGLEDHLSGLIQQAIAHRGFSLIDILQPCVSFNKVNTFSWYKKRCRELPSDYDPKNREAALKVAEEWGERIPIGIIYRNDRPPFEDNFPVLQEGRLVGRQVDRNLLANVIESYR is encoded by the coding sequence ATGGTAACTCTTGAGGCGTACGGAAACTATGAAACAGCCTGGTGTCCGGGCTGCGGAAATTTTTCCATCCAAAAGGCTGTAAAAAAAGCTCTGGTTGCGAGCCAGTTGCCGCCCCAGCGGGTTCTCTTTGTCTCCGGGATTGGACAGGCGGCCAAAGCTCCCCATTATCTGAACGTGAACCTCTTCGACGGTTTGCATGGCCGATCCGTGCCGGTGGCCACCGGGGCCAAACTTTCCAACCCGGGATTAACCGTTATCGTCGAGAGCGGAGATGGCTGCAATTACGGGGAGGGAGGAAATCACTTTTTGGCCGCCATCCGCCGTAATATAGATGTCACCTTGCTGGTTCACAATAACCAGGTTTACGGGTTGACCAAAGGTCAAGCCAGCCCCACTTCCGAGCCGGGATTCATTACCAAAGCCCAGCCCGAAGGTGTAGCCTCTGTTCCTTTCAATCCAGTAGCCGTGGCCGTAACCATGCGAGCGGGTTTTGTAGCCAGGGCTTTCTCCGGCTTGGAAGATCACCTTTCCGGCTTAATCCAGCAAGCCATTGCTCACAGAGGTTTCTCGCTCATCGACATCCTGCAACCTTGTGTGTCCTTTAACAAGGTAAATACTTTCAGTTGGTACAAGAAGCGATGCCGCGAATTACCCTCGGATTACGATCCCAAGAACAGGGAAGCTGCCCTGAAAGTTGCCGAAGAATGGGGAGAAAGAATCCCCATCGGGATCATCTACCGCAACGACCGACCTCCTTTTGAAGATAATTTTCCCGTGTTGCAAGAAGGGCGGTTAGTGGGGAGACAAGTGGACCGGAATCTTTTGGCTAATGTCATAGAGAGCTATCGATAG
- a CDS encoding aminotransferase class I/II-fold pyridoxal phosphate-dependent enzyme — protein SRLIILRSLTKFFALPGLRVGYIISNAETIRHFSRNREPWTVNALAQIAATVSLQDKNYITRTKEFIVLERDRLTQGLRAIPGFIPYPGTANFLLVQLHPTLNLNAAELREKLIPHGILIRDCSSFHHIGPYFFRIAVRSRKDNNALLKALRRIRQEILR, from the coding sequence CCTCGAGGCTCATCATTCTAAGGTCGCTGACTAAGTTCTTTGCCCTGCCAGGGCTGCGGGTGGGCTATATCATCTCCAATGCAGAAACCATCCGTCATTTTTCCCGGAACAGGGAACCCTGGACCGTGAACGCCCTGGCCCAGATCGCAGCCACGGTTAGTTTGCAGGATAAAAATTACATCACCCGGACGAAGGAATTCATCGTCCTGGAGCGCGACCGTTTAACCCAGGGCCTGCGGGCGATCCCCGGGTTTATTCCTTATCCCGGTACGGCCAATTTTCTCCTGGTGCAGCTACATCCCACCCTCAATCTGAATGCTGCCGAACTACGGGAAAAATTGATTCCCCATGGAATCCTGATTCGTGATTGCAGTTCCTTCCATCATATCGGCCCCTACTTTTTCCGCATTGCCGTGCGCAGCCGTAAAGATAACAACGCTCTCCTAAAAGCCCTACGTCGGATACGCCAGGAAATCCTGCGATGA